The proteins below come from a single Arthrobacter sp. B1I2 genomic window:
- a CDS encoding LysR family transcriptional regulator, whose amino-acid sequence MKNLDLNLLPQLQVLLELRNVSRAAERLQLSQPATSAAMARLRRHFDDELLVRNGRTYDLTPFAQSLVPLVDEAMLHIQRATRVRSGFDPATSEREFVIAASDYAAALIVGPLRGILGKEAPRVSVDVIPTAGTGIQGRLADYLKIDMLVGPMGYQMQGASKQVFRDSFVAIADAGNPLLQQPHLTFADLATVPHAVGYFGEGISTPADKLFEAAGIQRRVAAVVAGFLSLPLLVEGTDLLALVPRMLAARAQRGADIAVLEFSEGMEASLVEAMYWHPSQTEDPASVWLRSVVQRSCARLHELYPVTAHPVAISAGDAA is encoded by the coding sequence GTGAAGAACCTGGACCTCAACCTGTTGCCCCAACTCCAGGTCCTGCTGGAGCTGCGCAACGTCTCGCGGGCGGCTGAGCGGCTGCAGCTCAGCCAGCCCGCCACCAGCGCGGCCATGGCCAGGCTGCGGCGCCATTTCGACGACGAACTCCTGGTCCGGAATGGCCGCACCTACGACCTCACACCTTTTGCGCAGTCCCTGGTCCCGCTGGTTGATGAAGCGATGCTCCACATCCAGCGGGCCACCCGTGTGCGGTCCGGCTTTGATCCGGCCACGAGCGAGAGGGAATTCGTCATTGCGGCCTCGGACTATGCCGCCGCGCTGATCGTTGGGCCTTTGCGGGGAATCCTGGGGAAAGAAGCACCCAGGGTGTCCGTGGACGTCATTCCCACGGCCGGGACCGGTATCCAGGGCCGGCTGGCGGACTACTTAAAGATCGACATGCTCGTCGGGCCTATGGGATACCAGATGCAGGGGGCCAGCAAGCAGGTGTTCCGTGACAGCTTTGTGGCCATAGCTGACGCTGGAAACCCGCTGCTCCAGCAGCCGCACCTGACGTTCGCGGACCTGGCCACGGTGCCCCACGCCGTCGGCTATTTCGGTGAGGGAATCAGCACCCCGGCAGACAAGCTGTTCGAGGCGGCAGGAATCCAGCGCCGCGTCGCAGCCGTGGTGGCCGGGTTCCTGTCCCTGCCGCTCCTGGTGGAAGGGACGGACCTCCTGGCCCTGGTCCCGCGGATGTTGGCGGCCCGGGCGCAGCGGGGCGCGGACATCGCGGTGCTGGAGTTCTCCGAGGGAATGGAAGCGTCCCTGGTGGAGGCCATGTACTGGCACCCCTCCCAGACGGAGGATCCCGCCAGCGTCTGGCTGCGCTCGGTGGTCCAGCGCTCCTGCGCGCGGTTGCATGAGCTCTACCCGGTCACCGCCCACCCGGTAGCCATTAGTGCAGGGGACGCCGCCTAG
- a CDS encoding fumarylacetoacetate hydrolase family protein → MVKIARWNYDGGTQSGFVADGACFALPAGGTVQALLEAGLEDTLDLARQTIGTAPRIPLADVQLLAPLAPATIRDFVAFEEHVEGMRISIDGVAGVMPEWYEAPTFYFTNPHTVTGTGEVIGIPAGCTDLDFETEVAAVVGRVPGSDGRNLTAAEAHRHIFGYTVLNDWSARDLQRREMKVSLGPCKGKDFSNTLGPWIVTADEFEDRHDAEGFLPISMSVEVNGEQIGQDLLSNMGWPFAELVAYASQDSVVRPGDVLGSGTCGSGCLAELWGRNGAKTPPPLKTGDVVRMTVEGIGSIENTVGARREAVTRVPARTRPRNRIAAAAPSSVERVGFSEARS, encoded by the coding sequence ATGGTCAAGATTGCCCGTTGGAATTACGACGGCGGGACGCAGTCCGGCTTCGTAGCGGACGGCGCCTGCTTCGCACTGCCCGCAGGCGGCACCGTGCAGGCGCTGCTGGAGGCCGGTCTGGAGGACACGCTGGATCTTGCCCGGCAGACCATCGGCACCGCTCCCCGCATCCCGCTGGCGGACGTCCAGCTCCTTGCCCCGCTGGCGCCTGCCACCATTCGGGACTTCGTGGCCTTCGAGGAGCACGTCGAAGGGATGCGCATAAGCATCGACGGCGTGGCCGGCGTCATGCCCGAATGGTACGAGGCACCCACCTTCTACTTCACCAACCCCCACACGGTGACCGGCACCGGCGAGGTGATCGGGATTCCGGCGGGCTGCACGGACCTGGACTTCGAAACCGAAGTGGCAGCCGTCGTCGGACGCGTTCCCGGGAGCGACGGCCGGAACCTGACCGCGGCGGAGGCGCACCGTCACATCTTCGGGTACACAGTCCTCAACGACTGGTCCGCCAGGGACCTGCAGCGCCGCGAGATGAAGGTCAGCCTGGGGCCGTGCAAAGGGAAGGATTTTTCCAACACGCTGGGGCCCTGGATTGTCACCGCGGACGAGTTCGAGGACCGGCACGACGCCGAAGGGTTCCTGCCCATCTCCATGTCCGTTGAGGTCAACGGCGAGCAGATCGGCCAGGACCTGCTCTCCAACATGGGCTGGCCCTTCGCCGAGCTCGTGGCCTACGCCTCGCAGGACTCCGTGGTGCGGCCGGGCGACGTGCTCGGTTCGGGCACCTGCGGCAGCGGCTGCCTCGCCGAGCTCTGGGGCCGCAACGGCGCGAAGACTCCCCCGCCGCTGAAGACCGGCGACGTGGTCCGCATGACTGTGGAAGGAATCGGCAGCATCGAGAACACCGTGGGCGCCCGGCGCGAGGCTGTGACCCGGGTTCCCGCCAGGACCCGGCCACGAAACCGGATTGCCGCTGCAGCTCCTTCCAGTGTGGAGCGCGTCGGGTTCAGCGAAGCTCGCAGCTAG
- a CDS encoding LacI family DNA-binding transcriptional regulator: MSSGGPAPTEGAAQVRSRPTIYDIAKAAGVNPSTVSRALNKPGRVSAKTQKAIQDAAEELQFQVNPYARALGTGRSETLGLILTDITNPTFFDMIRAAQSTAITRNYTMMMAESSESADTELKAALRMQATVDGLILASPRMDDDNIRMLAAIKPLVVMNREVDGVSCVVPDVTAGISAAVRALAEQGHHRIAYLGGPQKSWMSVRRWEGVEAACDWSRLDAVRLETVNPTLDGGRKVAREVLASGATAVMAYNDLLAIGLMQELQAGGVAVPDQISIIGFDDIFGANFTTPPLTTVRSPLGTCGTTAATLLLNKLDGESDEKPSLVHVNTELIVRGSSGRLLPAVHQTIH, translated from the coding sequence ATGAGCAGCGGCGGGCCGGCACCCACCGAGGGTGCAGCACAGGTCAGGTCAAGACCTACGATTTACGACATTGCCAAAGCTGCCGGGGTCAATCCCTCCACCGTTTCGCGGGCTTTGAACAAGCCTGGGCGCGTCAGCGCGAAGACCCAGAAAGCTATCCAGGACGCGGCGGAGGAACTGCAATTCCAGGTGAACCCCTACGCGCGGGCCCTGGGCACGGGCCGTTCGGAAACTTTGGGGCTCATTCTCACGGATATCACCAACCCGACGTTCTTTGACATGATCCGGGCCGCGCAGTCCACCGCGATCACCCGGAACTACACCATGATGATGGCCGAATCGTCCGAGTCGGCCGACACCGAGCTCAAGGCGGCGCTGAGGATGCAGGCGACGGTCGACGGGCTGATTTTGGCAAGCCCCCGCATGGATGATGACAACATCCGCATGCTTGCGGCCATCAAACCTCTCGTGGTGATGAACCGGGAAGTCGACGGCGTTTCCTGCGTGGTCCCGGACGTAACCGCCGGGATAAGTGCTGCTGTCAGGGCCTTGGCCGAACAAGGGCATCACCGCATCGCCTATCTGGGCGGCCCGCAGAAATCATGGATGTCGGTCCGCCGCTGGGAAGGCGTCGAAGCGGCCTGCGACTGGTCACGGCTGGATGCAGTAAGGCTGGAAACAGTTAATCCAACATTGGATGGCGGCCGGAAGGTCGCCCGCGAGGTCCTGGCCAGTGGAGCGACGGCGGTCATGGCCTACAACGACCTTCTCGCCATCGGATTGATGCAGGAGTTGCAGGCAGGAGGCGTTGCAGTGCCTGACCAGATCAGCATTATCGGGTTTGATGACATTTTCGGAGCCAACTTCACCACACCGCCCCTGACAACCGTTCGCTCCCCTTTAGGAACGTGCGGCACCACTGCGGCCACACTCCTGTTGAACAAGCTCGACGGCGAATCCGACGAAAAACCGTCCCTGGTGCATGTCAACACGGAACTCATCGTCCGGGGCTCCAGCGGACGGCTGCTGCCCGCCGTGCACCAAACCATCCACTGA
- the uidA gene encoding beta-glucuronidase, whose translation MLKPQGNETRELVNLDGLYRFKVDTGRTGHNEEWFKAPLETQLEMGVPGSYNDVFPDKAIRDHVGYVWYQREVRVPRGWAGERIHLRLDSATHEGMVWVDDVLVAEHVGGYAPFSADITDHVTAGRPFRLTVAVNNELTQATIPPGKITVGADGRRTQTYFHDFYNYAGLHRSLWLYSTPAVTVDDITVVTGFEGHTGSVDFSVAVRGGSGTETVTVTLQDASGAEVSRRDGTDGTLTVDDVVLWQPGAGYLYNLTAEVRDGERLLDTYSLPVGIRTVEVSGAEFLINGKPFYFTGFGMHEDHVTIGKGHSNAQMVNDLELLKWTGANSFRTSHYPYAEEFLEYADRHGIVVVDETAAVGLNHGFAAAFGGLPQKTYEEGAVDAKTAKNHRQAIIELVNRDKNHPSVVLWSIANEPNASEDGAREYYEPLAKLTRQLDPSRPVGYVNLIFDPIGKEKLGDLFDVIMLNRYQGWYTNTGDLETAEVLLEAELRTWEAAYGKPMIMTEFGADTMTGLHSIYEQPWSEEYQASFLAMYQRVFDRIDAMVGEHVWNFADFQTSDGVRRVDGNKKGVFTRDRRPKPAAYSLRQRWTALGDKKDNILPVQE comes from the coding sequence ATGTTGAAACCCCAAGGCAATGAAACCCGCGAACTGGTCAACCTGGACGGCCTGTACCGGTTCAAGGTGGATACCGGGCGCACCGGACACAACGAGGAGTGGTTCAAAGCACCGTTGGAAACGCAGCTGGAGATGGGGGTCCCTGGCAGCTATAACGACGTATTCCCGGACAAGGCCATCCGTGACCACGTGGGTTACGTCTGGTATCAGCGCGAGGTGCGCGTACCCCGTGGCTGGGCGGGGGAACGCATCCACCTCCGTCTGGATTCCGCCACCCACGAGGGCATGGTCTGGGTGGATGATGTGCTCGTCGCCGAGCACGTTGGCGGCTACGCACCCTTCAGCGCGGACATCACCGACCACGTCACCGCCGGCCGGCCTTTCCGGCTCACCGTCGCGGTCAACAACGAACTGACCCAGGCGACCATTCCCCCCGGAAAGATCACGGTGGGGGCGGACGGCCGCAGGACGCAGACCTACTTCCACGACTTCTACAACTATGCCGGCCTGCACCGCAGCCTCTGGCTTTACAGCACACCCGCCGTGACAGTCGATGACATCACGGTTGTTACAGGGTTTGAAGGCCACACCGGCAGCGTCGACTTCAGCGTCGCCGTGCGTGGCGGGTCCGGCACTGAAACTGTCACCGTCACGCTCCAGGATGCTTCAGGCGCCGAAGTATCCCGGCGTGACGGAACTGACGGCACCCTCACGGTCGACGACGTCGTCCTTTGGCAACCCGGGGCCGGCTACCTCTACAACCTCACGGCCGAAGTACGTGACGGTGAGCGGCTGCTGGATACCTACAGCCTGCCCGTAGGCATCCGCACCGTGGAGGTCAGCGGTGCCGAGTTCCTGATCAACGGAAAGCCGTTCTACTTCACGGGCTTTGGAATGCACGAGGACCACGTCACCATCGGAAAGGGCCACAGCAACGCCCAGATGGTCAACGACCTTGAACTCCTGAAATGGACAGGGGCGAACTCCTTCCGGACGTCCCACTACCCCTATGCCGAGGAGTTCCTGGAATACGCCGACCGGCACGGCATCGTGGTCGTTGACGAAACGGCCGCCGTTGGCCTGAATCACGGATTTGCTGCTGCTTTCGGCGGTCTGCCCCAGAAGACCTATGAAGAAGGGGCAGTGGACGCCAAGACTGCCAAGAACCACCGCCAAGCCATCATTGAACTCGTCAACCGGGACAAGAACCACCCTTCGGTGGTCCTTTGGTCCATCGCCAACGAGCCAAACGCGTCGGAGGATGGCGCCCGCGAGTACTACGAACCGCTGGCAAAACTCACCCGCCAACTGGATCCAAGCCGGCCTGTTGGCTACGTCAATTTGATCTTTGACCCCATTGGCAAGGAAAAGCTGGGAGACCTCTTTGATGTCATCATGCTTAACCGCTACCAGGGCTGGTACACCAACACCGGGGACCTGGAGACCGCGGAGGTCCTCCTGGAAGCCGAGCTTCGCACCTGGGAAGCCGCCTACGGCAAACCCATGATCATGACTGAATTCGGGGCCGACACCATGACCGGCCTGCACTCCATCTATGAACAGCCCTGGAGCGAGGAATACCAGGCGTCCTTCCTTGCCATGTACCAGCGCGTCTTCGACCGCATAGACGCCATGGTGGGCGAGCACGTGTGGAACTTCGCCGATTTCCAGACCTCCGACGGGGTCCGCCGGGTCGACGGAAACAAAAAGGGAGTCTTCACCCGCGACCGCCGGCCCAAACCGGCCGCCTACTCCCTCCGCCAGCGCTGGACAGCCTTGGGAGACAAAAAGGACAACATCCTTCCGGTGCAGGAATAG
- a CDS encoding DoxX family protein — translation MSHLTTSPGAAAAAQTLFRVGLGGVLFAHGSQKLFGWFGGGGVEGTSKGMHAMGFRPAKPSAVLAGVGEAGAGLALALGLATPAAGAAAATTMGVAASVHAPNGFFAQEGGLEYPAVLGLAAAAFTIGGSGPYSLDALTGHVLDRPWMRITALAVIPTAIGIQIYRRRKALAADAAAPAEGTAPDRG, via the coding sequence ATGAGCCATCTGACCACCAGCCCTGGCGCGGCGGCCGCGGCGCAGACCCTGTTCCGGGTCGGCCTCGGAGGCGTGCTCTTCGCGCATGGATCCCAAAAACTCTTTGGCTGGTTCGGCGGCGGAGGCGTTGAGGGCACCAGCAAGGGGATGCACGCCATGGGCTTCCGCCCCGCGAAACCAAGTGCGGTCCTTGCTGGCGTGGGTGAGGCAGGAGCCGGGCTTGCCCTGGCCCTGGGGCTCGCTACTCCTGCCGCCGGCGCGGCTGCTGCAACCACCATGGGCGTGGCGGCCAGCGTCCATGCCCCGAACGGTTTCTTCGCCCAAGAGGGCGGTCTCGAGTACCCCGCGGTGCTGGGCCTGGCAGCAGCGGCGTTCACTATCGGCGGCTCCGGGCCCTACTCCCTGGATGCCCTTACCGGTCATGTCCTGGACCGGCCCTGGATGCGGATCACTGCTCTGGCTGTTATCCCCACAGCAATTGGAATCCAGATCTACCGTCGGCGTAAGGCTTTGGCCGCCGACGCTGCCGCACCGGCGGAAGGCACCGCACCGGACCGAGGCTGA
- a CDS encoding amidohydrolase family protein, whose amino-acid sequence MSTRTDQTPTVDVHAHILLPGLQQLVAEADPEGFDAQQALEVRRHGAESMAASGRMIKERWPQLTDLNRRLADMDAQGVDVQLVSPSPSHFYYFAGEELALEVAKQANQAVREFVDRAPSRLNGLGLVPLQHPALMVEALEHAVLECGLLGVEIGSFAATPGDAERSTVELSDPRLEPFWSQAEELGALVFLHPFGCSLDERLDRFYLANTVSQPAENAVALSHLIFSGVLDRHPELKVLAAHGGGYLPTTLGRSDRAWKVRPDAHGCTNPPSSYLKKLYFDSLVHSPAELRALVAAAGPEQVLLGSDYPFDMGSDRPVDEVVQARLSGGDEARVLAVNAAALGITPASTLAAPRTA is encoded by the coding sequence ATGAGCACCCGCACTGACCAAACCCCCACCGTGGACGTCCACGCACACATCCTGCTTCCGGGCCTGCAGCAACTGGTTGCGGAAGCCGACCCTGAAGGTTTTGACGCCCAGCAGGCCCTGGAAGTGCGGCGACACGGCGCTGAGTCGATGGCCGCTTCGGGCAGGATGATCAAGGAGCGCTGGCCGCAGCTGACGGACCTGAACCGCCGGCTCGCGGACATGGATGCCCAGGGCGTGGACGTGCAGCTGGTGTCGCCGTCGCCGTCGCACTTCTACTACTTCGCAGGGGAAGAGCTGGCCCTGGAGGTAGCGAAGCAGGCGAACCAGGCCGTGCGGGAATTCGTGGACCGTGCGCCGTCGCGGCTCAACGGCCTGGGCCTGGTCCCGCTCCAGCATCCTGCCTTGATGGTGGAAGCCCTTGAACATGCCGTACTGGAGTGCGGACTGCTGGGCGTTGAAATCGGCTCGTTCGCCGCGACTCCCGGCGACGCGGAACGCAGCACCGTCGAGCTGTCCGATCCCCGCCTGGAACCCTTCTGGAGCCAGGCCGAGGAGCTGGGCGCCCTGGTGTTCCTGCATCCGTTCGGCTGTTCCCTGGATGAGCGGCTGGACCGCTTCTACCTGGCCAACACCGTCTCCCAGCCCGCCGAGAATGCTGTGGCCTTGTCCCACCTGATCTTCAGCGGAGTCCTGGACCGGCACCCGGAACTTAAGGTGCTGGCCGCCCATGGCGGAGGCTACCTTCCCACCACCCTTGGCCGCTCCGACCGCGCCTGGAAGGTCCGCCCGGACGCACACGGCTGTACCAACCCGCCGTCGTCGTACCTGAAGAAGCTGTACTTTGATTCGCTGGTCCACAGCCCCGCGGAACTGCGGGCGCTCGTGGCCGCCGCCGGCCCGGAACAGGTACTGCTCGGCTCGGACTACCCGTTCGACATGGGATCCGACCGCCCCGTGGACGAGGTTGTCCAGGCACGGCTTTCCGGCGGGGACGAAGCCAGGGTTCTGGCCGTCAACGCTGCCGCCCTTGGCATCACGCCAGCTTCCACCCTCGCTGCCCCGCGCACAGCATAA
- a CDS encoding ATP-binding cassette domain-containing protein codes for MSASIPNSSVPASPAGAELLRVEDLVVEYRGKGWRSRPFRALTDINITIGQGETLGLVGESGSGKTTLGRAVLGLAPVTGGGIVFEGKDISHAGRKERRVLSRDMQVVFQDPYTSLNPALEIGDILAEPLGVQGMDSAAAKKRVKELLDQVGLPSDAIHRLPREFSGGQRQRVAIARALALAPKLIVCDEPVSALDLSTQARVLDLFLQIQRDTGVSYLFVSHDLDVVRHISHRVAVMYRGGIVEQGPAGVVTTDPEHPYTQRLLLASPVPDPDRQEKRRADRHRLLEIQRGQNEQALLA; via the coding sequence GTGAGCGCATCCATCCCCAATTCCAGCGTCCCGGCCAGCCCGGCGGGCGCCGAACTCCTCCGGGTGGAGGACCTCGTGGTGGAGTACCGGGGCAAGGGCTGGCGCTCCAGGCCGTTCCGGGCCCTGACGGACATCAACATCACCATTGGCCAGGGTGAAACCCTGGGCCTGGTGGGGGAGTCCGGATCCGGCAAAACCACCCTGGGCCGGGCCGTCCTGGGCCTCGCGCCTGTCACGGGGGGAGGAATCGTCTTCGAGGGCAAGGACATCAGCCACGCCGGCCGTAAGGAACGCCGGGTCCTCAGCAGGGACATGCAGGTTGTCTTCCAGGACCCCTACACCTCGCTCAACCCGGCCCTGGAAATCGGGGACATCCTTGCCGAGCCCCTCGGTGTCCAGGGCATGGACTCCGCGGCGGCGAAGAAGCGGGTGAAGGAACTGCTGGACCAGGTGGGGCTGCCCTCGGATGCGATTCACCGCCTGCCCCGGGAGTTCAGTGGCGGCCAGCGGCAGCGCGTCGCCATCGCCCGCGCCCTGGCCCTCGCACCCAAACTGATCGTTTGCGACGAACCCGTCAGTGCCTTGGACCTGTCCACGCAGGCACGCGTGCTGGACCTGTTCCTGCAGATCCAGCGGGACACCGGCGTCTCCTACCTGTTCGTCTCGCACGACCTGGACGTGGTCCGCCACATCAGCCACCGCGTGGCCGTGATGTACCGCGGCGGGATTGTCGAACAAGGTCCTGCCGGCGTCGTCACCACCGACCCCGAACATCCCTACACCCAGCGGCTTCTCCTCGCGTCCCCGGTGCCCGACCCGGACCGCCAGGAGAAGCGCCGCGCGGACCGGCATCGCCTTCTGGAGATACAGCGTGGCCAAAACGAACAGGCGCTCCTGGCATGA